The following are encoded in a window of Gammaproteobacteria bacterium genomic DNA:
- a CDS encoding 39S ribosomal protein L45, with the protein MKLLITLAVALLTTSTLSLSLIGDAEAKRLGGGRSFGGKAPYSSPYKRTTPAKPAAPNPAQQKNAGVRQSLSQRGGLMGMLGGLALGGLLGALFFGGAFEGINFFDILIFGVIGFVVYKLLTSQRRAAPSAVGAPGSVPPPPGDEGGQDAAFRRESGTAIPRGFDTDLLFKGGGTSTTTGTRPAGFDESTFIQGAERAYRQLQDAWDEGDLEALRKLTTGAVFTELSAQLATRHGRNRTEIQEIRSELLDVQDSGDQWEATVLFDVQMREVDEDNLFGSTPTRVREVWHFVRSTDHEAPTWFLDGIQQVEG; encoded by the coding sequence ATGAAGCTGCTGATCACCCTCGCCGTTGCCCTCCTGACCACTTCGACGCTTTCGCTGTCCCTGATCGGAGACGCGGAGGCCAAGCGCCTCGGTGGAGGCCGCTCCTTCGGCGGCAAGGCCCCCTATTCGTCACCCTACAAACGCACGACCCCCGCGAAGCCAGCGGCGCCGAACCCGGCGCAGCAGAAGAACGCCGGTGTCCGGCAATCGCTCTCACAACGCGGAGGACTGATGGGCATGCTGGGCGGATTGGCCCTCGGGGGGCTGCTCGGCGCCCTGTTCTTCGGCGGCGCTTTTGAGGGCATCAACTTCTTTGACATCCTGATCTTCGGGGTGATTGGCTTTGTGGTCTACAAACTGCTGACCTCGCAGCGACGTGCAGCCCCGTCAGCCGTCGGTGCGCCGGGCAGTGTGCCTCCGCCTCCCGGCGACGAAGGTGGGCAGGACGCGGCCTTTCGACGAGAGTCCGGTACCGCGATCCCCCGTGGGTTCGATACCGACCTGTTGTTCAAGGGTGGCGGCACGAGCACGACGACCGGCACGCGCCCGGCTGGATTCGATGAGAGCACGTTCATACAGGGCGCGGAACGGGCCTATCGACAACTGCAGGATGCCTGGGATGAGGGCGACCTGGAAGCCTTGAGGAAGCTGACAACCGGGGCGGTCTTTACTGAACTCAGCGCCCAGCTCGCGACCCGACACGGACGCAACCGGACCGAGATCCAGGAGATCCGAAGCGAACTGCTGGACGTGCAGGACAGCGGGGACCAGTGGGAAGCGACCGTTCTGTTCGACGTGCAGATGCGTGAGGTGGACGAGGACAACCTGTTCGGTTCCACACCCACGCGGGTCCGCGAGGTATGGCACTTCGTTCGCTCGACCGACCATGAAGCACCGACCTGGTTTCTGGACGGTATCCAGCAGGTCGAGGGATAG
- a CDS encoding CerR family C-terminal domain-containing protein: MTHETKTIILDAAETLFAEQGFAATSLRAITSRAGVNLAAVNYHFGSKEALIDLVFRRRIIPMNRERLSRLERLESADDGSEPSLEALIAAFVAPPLEMARDAGSGGAVFIRLLGRSYTEPSGTMQTAMRAMYEPVIDQFKQAFAKALPQVSPVELYWRMHFMVGVLAYMMAGTDMMRLIASSRVADPPDIGELVRRMTDFLAAGMRAGPGSTTPGGGIDRVQA, encoded by the coding sequence ATGACGCACGAAACCAAGACCATCATCCTGGATGCCGCCGAGACGCTGTTTGCCGAACAGGGCTTTGCCGCCACTTCGCTACGCGCCATCACCTCGCGTGCCGGGGTCAATCTGGCGGCGGTGAACTACCACTTTGGATCCAAGGAGGCCCTCATCGATCTGGTATTCCGACGTCGCATCATCCCGATGAACCGGGAGCGCCTGTCCCGGCTGGAGCGACTGGAATCGGCCGATGACGGGTCGGAACCATCGCTGGAGGCCCTGATCGCGGCGTTCGTGGCTCCGCCGCTGGAGATGGCGCGGGATGCGGGTTCGGGTGGCGCGGTATTCATCCGCCTGCTCGGGCGGTCCTATACCGAGCCCAGCGGGACGATGCAGACCGCCATGCGGGCCATGTACGAACCGGTGATCGATCAATTCAAACAGGCTTTCGCGAAGGCGCTTCCGCAGGTATCGCCAGTGGAACTTTACTGGCGCATGCACTTCATGGTCGGCGTGCTCGCCTACATGATGGCGGGGACCGACATGATGCGTCTCATCGCGTCCTCGCGAGTCGCCGATCCCCCGGACATCGGTGAGCTGGTGCGTCGTATGACGGATTTCCTCGCGGCGGGCATGCGCGCCGGCCCTGGATCCACGACGCCGGGTGGCGGGATTGATCGGGTCCAGGCCTGA